The sequence CTCCATTGCTGGGCAACTCATCGTTGGAATTGATGATTGCAATGGAATTGGGTTGCATTTCCGCAATAAAGCGCTGGCGATTTTTGATGAAAATCTGTGAATCCAGTGGCAAATTTTTCATAATTGATCCTATTGATTAAAACACGCGTCAAACCTACTGAAATTTTAGGAAGTAAAATTGAAGAGGTGAATATGCGTGTACAATGGAAGAGGATAAGTGTATTTACAGCCCATAATTAATTACTGTTTCCAGCAAAACAGCCCCGGCCATTTTAGAATTTATCTAATTTGATATCCATTTAGCATCTATTTTTTCTAAATTTGTGTTAACAGAGGGCTATTAATTTGATAATTTCAAAAAAAGACGCAGCTTTGCTTTAACACACCAAAACAATCTTACTATGCAAGTTAGCAGCGTAAGGAACCCTGATGCCATCCTATCAGCTATAGGAATTGAGCATACAGCAGCTATCTATTATCAGACAGCACCTGCCGTGCTGGTGTCGCAAACACTGGCACGGAAACAGGGAGCCCTCACAGCCAACGGAGCCTTGTCCGTAAACACCGGGAAATTTACCGGCCGCTCTCCTAAAGATAAGTTCATCGTTAAAGATGCGCTTACTTCTGCAACAGTGAACTGGAATGACTTTAACATTCCAATGTCTGCCAATCATTTTGATGGGCTGTACCAAAAAATTACCGCATATTTTAAGGGAAAAGAGATCTGGGTACGGGATTGTATTGCCTGCGCTGATCCGGCTTATCGCATCAATATCCAGGTAGTGACAGAAACTCCCTGGGCCAACCTCTTTGCCTATAATATGTTCCTGCGTCCTTCCACCGAAGAACTGGAGGATCTGCATGCAGACTGGACCGTGATCCAGGCACCTGGATTCCTGGCGGATCCCGCTATGGACGGGACCAGGCAGGAAAATTTTGCAGCCATCAGTTTTGAACGCAAAATAGTGCTGATTGGTGGTACGGCGTACACCGGAGAAATCAAGAAAGGCATTTTCACCATACTTAATTATATACTACCACAAATGCATGGGGTATTGCCCATGCACTGCTCTGCCAACCAGGATGAGCAGGGAGATACGGCGATCTTCTTTGGATTGAGTGGTACAGGAAAAACCACCCTGAGTGCAGATCCTGCACGCAAACTGATAGGCGATGACGAGCATGGCTGGTCTTCCCATCATATCTTCAATTTCGAAGGTGGCTGCTATGCAAAGTGTATAGACCTGAGTGAAGAAAAGGAGCCGCAGATATTCAAAGCGATCCGCGAAGGCGCACTGCTGGAGAATGTCTCGTGCTATGAAGGGACTAATAAAGTAGACTTTGCCAATAAGTGTATAACAGAAAATACCCGGGTATCTTATCCACTGGATTATATTGACAATGCGGTCATTCCTTCAATAGGAAATATCCCTTCCAATATTTTCTTCCTGACCTGTGATGCCTTTGGGGTATTACCTCCTATATCAAGACTGACACCGGCACAGGCTATGTACCAGTTTATATCCGGCTACACAGCCAGGGTAGCGGGTACAGAAACAGGGGTGACAGCAC is a genomic window of Chitinophaga sp. LS1 containing:
- the pckA gene encoding phosphoenolpyruvate carboxykinase (ATP); this translates as MQVSSVRNPDAILSAIGIEHTAAIYYQTAPAVLVSQTLARKQGALTANGALSVNTGKFTGRSPKDKFIVKDALTSATVNWNDFNIPMSANHFDGLYQKITAYFKGKEIWVRDCIACADPAYRINIQVVTETPWANLFAYNMFLRPSTEELEDLHADWTVIQAPGFLADPAMDGTRQENFAAISFERKIVLIGGTAYTGEIKKGIFTILNYILPQMHGVLPMHCSANQDEQGDTAIFFGLSGTGKTTLSADPARKLIGDDEHGWSSHHIFNFEGGCYAKCIDLSEEKEPQIFKAIREGALLENVSCYEGTNKVDFANKCITENTRVSYPLDYIDNAVIPSIGNIPSNIFFLTCDAFGVLPPISRLTPAQAMYQFISGYTARVAGTETGVTAPTTTFSTCFGAPFLPLHPVQYAQLLGQKLKKQEVAVWLINTGWTGGAYGTGQRISLKYTRAMVSAALSGQLDRIAYKDFPLFGFGIPEHCPGVPTEMLDPRNTWADKAAFDKQVADLANRFVQNFKKYAGQADPEILSASPKN